One region of Cheilinus undulatus linkage group 4, ASM1832078v1, whole genome shotgun sequence genomic DNA includes:
- the dlc1 gene encoding rho GTPase-activating protein 7 isoform X2, with protein MSRSMRLLLLQRSFSDHIRSSTSKARDMLSKTARESHLAEIEAKEACTWLRAAGFPQYAQLYEDALFPIDISSVTRDHDFLDRDAIEALCRRLNTLNKCALMRLEISPQRKRSEDSDEDEPCAISGRWTFQRDSKRWSRMDELEVFSSLSTDAAPPNFPKDQGSQKGKLALREGNSTESVLTDLSEQPEVSSIHSCGSGGRGEEKSHAASLMSEAVPVGATRASSVASMCSSSGTGGSGCANEDSLSDGMPPSPLETFGHFTFDMKVGMGGGSLDRGGGSGKSTRSRAKSFLKRMESLRLRSGTTSKRKKKGSTSGGKIEISGPVIKEGLDDDKLRRLNCVDISSINLNHNLNHHRNPTQTMTLNRNRSVSYSTQTSNGSTGSTGSSQSEASSGSAVSTPSPVTRARSHSTAAGSSKRGGMYLEGFDPFSILHQTSDRQPTPPPKSAPPIPCQASNGMTVDEQNRRNNHSSGGNSRQAEEEEEEEGMIFFYLPEGHKPGTFPKALQDGSSSNNNGNNNGNSVILRGRQSRRQRRMSSGSVDSRLSFYDNVPYTEREEEEEGDERKLEEVLQHVSGLQRFVNAWSEAVAREEEEEEEDEEEEGDSDSALDSASPCPSSPLQNRLEETENGSDQDSTGNPLGEEEEGMRERRDSGVGASLTRTSRPQKLRWPSFQNSHRPSLASAQLQISCQSVLQMNLLQKLSLLQLTALLEKHTPTNKHGFSWAVPKFMKRIKVRDYKDRNVFGVPLQVIVQRTGQPLPQGIQQAMRYLRNQCLDQVGLFRKSGVKSRIQALRQMNEASGADGGGVNYEGQSAYDVADMLKQYFRDLPEPLLTSKLSETFLQIYQYMPKELRLQAVRAAVLLLPDENREALRTLLCLLSDVTASVAENQMTPTNLAVCLAPSLFHLNTLRRKESSSPRVMNRKQTLGKPDQRDLNENLAATHGLSHMIQECRKLFRIPEEMNRCRNSYMEQALLPRPLKELAGENAGQGGYRAILQDSLDALLKEAKDKFKGYDSCSTPEHAELACRKVHDGFPLRLWKVTVELPASPEDVLTRVLREQGHWDEDLLESRVVETLDERTEVYQYVRNTMAPHPTRDHLVLRTWVTDLPKGACAMVCTSVEHEGAPVVGVRANVLTSRYYVEPCGSSKSRLTYISRIDSRGRFPEWYNKLYGHLCAAEVARIRDSFTVSLDK; from the exons AAATTGAAGCCAAAGAGGCCTGTACCTGGCTCCGAGCAGCAGGGTTCCCGCAGTATGCCCAGCTTTATGAAG ATGCCCTGTTCCCCATCGACATCTCCTCAGTCACCAGGGACCATGACTTCCTTGATCGTGATGCCATTGAGGCTCTCTGCAG gAGACTGAACACCCTCAACAAATGTGCTCTTATGCGCCTGGAGATCTCACCGCAAAGAAAAAGA AGCGAGGACTCAGATGAGGACGAGCCTTGTGCCATCAGTGGCCGCTGGACTTTCCAGAGGGACAGCAAGCGTTGGTCTCGTATGGATGAACTGGAGGTCTTCTCCTCACTCTCAACAGATGCAGCACCACCTAATTTTCCCAAGGATCAAGGATCCCAGAAAGGAAAACTGGCCCTGCGTGAAGGTAACAGCACAGAGAGTGTTCTGACCGACCTCAGCGAGCAGCCTGAAGTCAGCTCCATCCACAGCTGTGGGAGTGGAGGGCgaggagaggagaaaagtcATGCAGCCTCCCTGATGAGTGAAGCCGTCCCAGTTGGTGCCACCCGTGCTAGCTCTGTGGCTAGCATGTGTTCTTCTTCCGGGACAGGAGGGTCAGGATGCGCCAATGAGGACTCTTTGTCTGATGGGATGCCTCCATCGCCCTTGGAGACATTTGGACATTTCACCTTTGATATGAAAGTAGGGATGGGAGGAGGAAGTCTGGACAGAGGGGGTGGCAGCGGCAAAAGCACTCGCTCAAGAGCAAAAAGCTTCCTAAAGAGGATGGAGAGTCTACGACTGCGAAGTGGCACCACCTCcaagagaaaaaagaagggGAGCACAAGCGGAGGGAAGATAGAAATCAGCGGCCCTGTCATCAAAGAGGGTCTGGATGATGACAAGCTGCGAAGGCTGAACTGTGTTGACATCTCCAGTATCAACCTCAACCACAACCTCAATCACCATCGTAATCCCACTCAGACTATGACACTTAACAGGAATCGTTCTGTTTCCTATTCCACTCAGACCAGCAACGGCAGCACTGGGAGCACTGGGAGCAGCCAGTCCGAAGCAAGCAGCGGGAGCGCAGTAAGCACACCAAGCCCGGTTACCCGCGCTCGCAGCCACAGCACTGCGGCGGGCTCCAGTAAGAGAGGAGGAATGTATTTAGAGGGTTTTGACCCTTTTAGCATTCTCCATCAAACTTCAGATCGACAGCCAACACCTCCACCCAAATCTGCCCCGCCCATCCCCTGCCAAGCCAGCAATGGGATGACAGTTGATGAGCAGAACCGCAGAAACAACCACAGCAGTGGAGGAAACAGCAGACaagcagaagaagaggaggaagaggagggtaTGATCTTCTTCTACTTACCAGAGGGTCACAAGCCAGGAACCTTCCCCAAAGCCCTGCAGGACGGGAGTTCATCCAACAACAACGGAAACAATAATGGGAACTCTGTGATTCTCAGGGGGCGGCAAAGCAGACGCCAGCGTCGCATGTCTTCGGGCTCCGTCGACAGCCGGCTCAGTTTTTACGACAACGTCCCCTACAccgagagagaggaggaggaggagggggacgAACGCAAACTAGAAGAAGTGCTGCAACATGTCAGCGGCCTGCAGCGCTTTGTCAACGCCTGGTCAGAGGCCGTGGCcagggaagaggaggaagaagaagaggatgaagaggaagaaggagacTCGGATTCGGCCTTGGATTCGGCATCTCCATGCCCATCGTCTCCTCTGCAGAACCGACTGGAGGAGACAGAGAACGGAAGCGACCAGGACAGCACGGGAAACCCACTtggtgaggaagaggaggggatgagagagaggagagactcTGGTGTCGGAGCATCTCTGACCAGAACCAGCAG ACCGCAAAAGCTTCGCTGGCCGAGCTTCCAGAACTCCCATCGTCCCAGCTTGGCCTCGGCCCAGCTCCAGATTAGCTGCCAGTCGGTGCTACAGATGAATCTGCTGCAGAAGCTCTCCCTGCTGCAGCTCACCGCGCTCCTGGAGAAACACAccccaacaaacaaacatggcttCAGCTG GGCTGTGCCAAAGTTTATGAAGCGCATCAAGGTGCGCGACTACAAAGACAGGAATGTCTTCGGTGTGCCACTACAAGTCATCGTCCAACGGACAGGTCAGCCCCTCCCCCAGGGAATCCAGCAGGCCATGCGCTATTTACGCAACCAGTGCCTCGACCAG GTGGGTCTCTTCAGGAAATCAGGGGTCAAATCTCGCATCCAAGCTCTTCGCCAGATGAACGAGGCAAGCGGCGCAGATGGTGGCGGAGTCAACTACGAGGGCCAATCGGCGTACGACGTTGCAGACATGCTGAAGCAGTACTTCAGAGATTTGCCAGAACCCCTGCTTACTAGTAAACTGTCAGAGACCTTCCTCCAGATTTATCAGT ACATGCCCAAAGAGCTTCGCCTACAGGCTGTACGTGCCGCCGTGCTGCTGCTGCCCGACGAGAACCGTGAGGCTCTGCGCACGCTGCTGTGTTTGCTGAGCGACGTCACGGCGAGCGTGGCTGAGAACCAGATGACTCCCACCAACCTGGCTGTATGTCTAGCCCCCTCGCTCTTTCACCTGAACACCTTGAGGCGCAAGGAGAGCTCCTCCCCGAG GGTGATGAACAGGAAGCAGACGCTGGGGAAGCCAGACCAGAGAGACCTGAATGAGAACCTGGCTGCCACTCATGGCCTGTCACACATGATCCAGGAGTGCAGGAAACTCTTCAGG ATCCCAGAGGAGATGAACCGCTGTAGGAACTCTTACATGGAGCAGGCACTGCTGCCCCGACCCTTGAAGGAGCTTGCAGGTGAAAATGCTGGGCAGGGAGGATACAGAGCCATCCTACAGGACAGCCTGGACGCCCTCCTGAAAGAAGCAAAAGACAAGTTTAAAGGTTATGACAGCTGCTCCACGCCTGAGCACGCCGAGCTGGCCTGTAGGAAG GTTCATGACGGTTTCCCTCTGCGGCTTTGGAAGGTCACTGTTGAGCTTCCTGCAAGTCCAGAGGATGTTTTGACCAGGGTGCTGCGGGAACAGGGCCACTGGGATGAGGACCTGCTTGAGAGCCGGGTGGTGGAGACGCTGGATGAGAGGACGGAGGTCTATCAGTATGTCAGGAACACTATGGCTCCACATCCCACCAGAGATCACCTGGTCCTCAG AACGTGGGTGACAGACCTGCCAAAGGGAGCATGTGCAATGGTGTGTACATCTGTGGAACATGAAGGTGCACCTGTCGTAGGTGTCCGCGCAAACGTCCTCACCTCACGCTACTACGTTGAGCCCTGTGGTTCCAGCAAATCCAGACTCACATATATCTCCAGGATCGACTCCAG GGGCCGTTTTCCTGAGTGGTACAACAAACTGTATGGGCACTTGTGTGCTGCAGAGGTGGCACGGATACGTGACTCTTTCACCGTGTCCTTGGACAAATAA
- the dlc1 gene encoding rho GTPase-activating protein 7 isoform X3 yields MEKEGPQGETRKIEAKEACTWLRAAGFPQYAQLYEDALFPIDISSVTRDHDFLDRDAIEALCRRLNTLNKCALMRLEISPQRKRSEDSDEDEPCAISGRWTFQRDSKRWSRMDELEVFSSLSTDAAPPNFPKDQGSQKGKLALREGNSTESVLTDLSEQPEVSSIHSCGSGGRGEEKSHAASLMSEAVPVGATRASSVASMCSSSGTGGSGCANEDSLSDGMPPSPLETFGHFTFDMKVGMGGGSLDRGGGSGKSTRSRAKSFLKRMESLRLRSGTTSKRKKKGSTSGGKIEISGPVIKEGLDDDKLRRLNCVDISSINLNHNLNHHRNPTQTMTLNRNRSVSYSTQTSNGSTGSTGSSQSEASSGSAVSTPSPVTRARSHSTAAGSSKRGGMYLEGFDPFSILHQTSDRQPTPPPKSAPPIPCQASNGMTVDEQNRRNNHSSGGNSRQAEEEEEEEGMIFFYLPEGHKPGTFPKALQDGSSSNNNGNNNGNSVILRGRQSRRQRRMSSGSVDSRLSFYDNVPYTEREEEEEGDERKLEEVLQHVSGLQRFVNAWSEAVAREEEEEEEDEEEEGDSDSALDSASPCPSSPLQNRLEETENGSDQDSTGNPLGEEEEGMRERRDSGVGASLTRTSRPQKLRWPSFQNSHRPSLASAQLQISCQSVLQMNLLQKLSLLQLTALLEKHTPTNKHGFSWAVPKFMKRIKVRDYKDRNVFGVPLQVIVQRTGQPLPQGIQQAMRYLRNQCLDQVGLFRKSGVKSRIQALRQMNEASGADGGGVNYEGQSAYDVADMLKQYFRDLPEPLLTSKLSETFLQIYQYMPKELRLQAVRAAVLLLPDENREALRTLLCLLSDVTASVAENQMTPTNLAVCLAPSLFHLNTLRRKESSSPRVMNRKQTLGKPDQRDLNENLAATHGLSHMIQECRKLFRIPEEMNRCRNSYMEQALLPRPLKELAGENAGQGGYRAILQDSLDALLKEAKDKFKGYDSCSTPEHAELACRKVHDGFPLRLWKVTVELPASPEDVLTRVLREQGHWDEDLLESRVVETLDERTEVYQYVRNTMAPHPTRDHLVLRTWVTDLPKGACAMVCTSVEHEGAPVVGVRANVLTSRYYVEPCGSSKSRLTYISRIDSRGRFPEWYNKLYGHLCAAEVARIRDSFTVSLDK; encoded by the exons AAATTGAAGCCAAAGAGGCCTGTACCTGGCTCCGAGCAGCAGGGTTCCCGCAGTATGCCCAGCTTTATGAAG ATGCCCTGTTCCCCATCGACATCTCCTCAGTCACCAGGGACCATGACTTCCTTGATCGTGATGCCATTGAGGCTCTCTGCAG gAGACTGAACACCCTCAACAAATGTGCTCTTATGCGCCTGGAGATCTCACCGCAAAGAAAAAGA AGCGAGGACTCAGATGAGGACGAGCCTTGTGCCATCAGTGGCCGCTGGACTTTCCAGAGGGACAGCAAGCGTTGGTCTCGTATGGATGAACTGGAGGTCTTCTCCTCACTCTCAACAGATGCAGCACCACCTAATTTTCCCAAGGATCAAGGATCCCAGAAAGGAAAACTGGCCCTGCGTGAAGGTAACAGCACAGAGAGTGTTCTGACCGACCTCAGCGAGCAGCCTGAAGTCAGCTCCATCCACAGCTGTGGGAGTGGAGGGCgaggagaggagaaaagtcATGCAGCCTCCCTGATGAGTGAAGCCGTCCCAGTTGGTGCCACCCGTGCTAGCTCTGTGGCTAGCATGTGTTCTTCTTCCGGGACAGGAGGGTCAGGATGCGCCAATGAGGACTCTTTGTCTGATGGGATGCCTCCATCGCCCTTGGAGACATTTGGACATTTCACCTTTGATATGAAAGTAGGGATGGGAGGAGGAAGTCTGGACAGAGGGGGTGGCAGCGGCAAAAGCACTCGCTCAAGAGCAAAAAGCTTCCTAAAGAGGATGGAGAGTCTACGACTGCGAAGTGGCACCACCTCcaagagaaaaaagaagggGAGCACAAGCGGAGGGAAGATAGAAATCAGCGGCCCTGTCATCAAAGAGGGTCTGGATGATGACAAGCTGCGAAGGCTGAACTGTGTTGACATCTCCAGTATCAACCTCAACCACAACCTCAATCACCATCGTAATCCCACTCAGACTATGACACTTAACAGGAATCGTTCTGTTTCCTATTCCACTCAGACCAGCAACGGCAGCACTGGGAGCACTGGGAGCAGCCAGTCCGAAGCAAGCAGCGGGAGCGCAGTAAGCACACCAAGCCCGGTTACCCGCGCTCGCAGCCACAGCACTGCGGCGGGCTCCAGTAAGAGAGGAGGAATGTATTTAGAGGGTTTTGACCCTTTTAGCATTCTCCATCAAACTTCAGATCGACAGCCAACACCTCCACCCAAATCTGCCCCGCCCATCCCCTGCCAAGCCAGCAATGGGATGACAGTTGATGAGCAGAACCGCAGAAACAACCACAGCAGTGGAGGAAACAGCAGACaagcagaagaagaggaggaagaggagggtaTGATCTTCTTCTACTTACCAGAGGGTCACAAGCCAGGAACCTTCCCCAAAGCCCTGCAGGACGGGAGTTCATCCAACAACAACGGAAACAATAATGGGAACTCTGTGATTCTCAGGGGGCGGCAAAGCAGACGCCAGCGTCGCATGTCTTCGGGCTCCGTCGACAGCCGGCTCAGTTTTTACGACAACGTCCCCTACAccgagagagaggaggaggaggagggggacgAACGCAAACTAGAAGAAGTGCTGCAACATGTCAGCGGCCTGCAGCGCTTTGTCAACGCCTGGTCAGAGGCCGTGGCcagggaagaggaggaagaagaagaggatgaagaggaagaaggagacTCGGATTCGGCCTTGGATTCGGCATCTCCATGCCCATCGTCTCCTCTGCAGAACCGACTGGAGGAGACAGAGAACGGAAGCGACCAGGACAGCACGGGAAACCCACTtggtgaggaagaggaggggatgagagagaggagagactcTGGTGTCGGAGCATCTCTGACCAGAACCAGCAG ACCGCAAAAGCTTCGCTGGCCGAGCTTCCAGAACTCCCATCGTCCCAGCTTGGCCTCGGCCCAGCTCCAGATTAGCTGCCAGTCGGTGCTACAGATGAATCTGCTGCAGAAGCTCTCCCTGCTGCAGCTCACCGCGCTCCTGGAGAAACACAccccaacaaacaaacatggcttCAGCTG GGCTGTGCCAAAGTTTATGAAGCGCATCAAGGTGCGCGACTACAAAGACAGGAATGTCTTCGGTGTGCCACTACAAGTCATCGTCCAACGGACAGGTCAGCCCCTCCCCCAGGGAATCCAGCAGGCCATGCGCTATTTACGCAACCAGTGCCTCGACCAG GTGGGTCTCTTCAGGAAATCAGGGGTCAAATCTCGCATCCAAGCTCTTCGCCAGATGAACGAGGCAAGCGGCGCAGATGGTGGCGGAGTCAACTACGAGGGCCAATCGGCGTACGACGTTGCAGACATGCTGAAGCAGTACTTCAGAGATTTGCCAGAACCCCTGCTTACTAGTAAACTGTCAGAGACCTTCCTCCAGATTTATCAGT ACATGCCCAAAGAGCTTCGCCTACAGGCTGTACGTGCCGCCGTGCTGCTGCTGCCCGACGAGAACCGTGAGGCTCTGCGCACGCTGCTGTGTTTGCTGAGCGACGTCACGGCGAGCGTGGCTGAGAACCAGATGACTCCCACCAACCTGGCTGTATGTCTAGCCCCCTCGCTCTTTCACCTGAACACCTTGAGGCGCAAGGAGAGCTCCTCCCCGAG GGTGATGAACAGGAAGCAGACGCTGGGGAAGCCAGACCAGAGAGACCTGAATGAGAACCTGGCTGCCACTCATGGCCTGTCACACATGATCCAGGAGTGCAGGAAACTCTTCAGG ATCCCAGAGGAGATGAACCGCTGTAGGAACTCTTACATGGAGCAGGCACTGCTGCCCCGACCCTTGAAGGAGCTTGCAGGTGAAAATGCTGGGCAGGGAGGATACAGAGCCATCCTACAGGACAGCCTGGACGCCCTCCTGAAAGAAGCAAAAGACAAGTTTAAAGGTTATGACAGCTGCTCCACGCCTGAGCACGCCGAGCTGGCCTGTAGGAAG GTTCATGACGGTTTCCCTCTGCGGCTTTGGAAGGTCACTGTTGAGCTTCCTGCAAGTCCAGAGGATGTTTTGACCAGGGTGCTGCGGGAACAGGGCCACTGGGATGAGGACCTGCTTGAGAGCCGGGTGGTGGAGACGCTGGATGAGAGGACGGAGGTCTATCAGTATGTCAGGAACACTATGGCTCCACATCCCACCAGAGATCACCTGGTCCTCAG AACGTGGGTGACAGACCTGCCAAAGGGAGCATGTGCAATGGTGTGTACATCTGTGGAACATGAAGGTGCACCTGTCGTAGGTGTCCGCGCAAACGTCCTCACCTCACGCTACTACGTTGAGCCCTGTGGTTCCAGCAAATCCAGACTCACATATATCTCCAGGATCGACTCCAG GGGCCGTTTTCCTGAGTGGTACAACAAACTGTATGGGCACTTGTGTGCTGCAGAGGTGGCACGGATACGTGACTCTTTCACCGTGTCCTTGGACAAATAA
- the dlc1 gene encoding rho GTPase-activating protein 7 isoform X4: MILTQIEAKEACTWLRAAGFPQYAQLYEDALFPIDISSVTRDHDFLDRDAIEALCRRLNTLNKCALMRLEISPQRKRSEDSDEDEPCAISGRWTFQRDSKRWSRMDELEVFSSLSTDAAPPNFPKDQGSQKGKLALREGNSTESVLTDLSEQPEVSSIHSCGSGGRGEEKSHAASLMSEAVPVGATRASSVASMCSSSGTGGSGCANEDSLSDGMPPSPLETFGHFTFDMKVGMGGGSLDRGGGSGKSTRSRAKSFLKRMESLRLRSGTTSKRKKKGSTSGGKIEISGPVIKEGLDDDKLRRLNCVDISSINLNHNLNHHRNPTQTMTLNRNRSVSYSTQTSNGSTGSTGSSQSEASSGSAVSTPSPVTRARSHSTAAGSSKRGGMYLEGFDPFSILHQTSDRQPTPPPKSAPPIPCQASNGMTVDEQNRRNNHSSGGNSRQAEEEEEEEGMIFFYLPEGHKPGTFPKALQDGSSSNNNGNNNGNSVILRGRQSRRQRRMSSGSVDSRLSFYDNVPYTEREEEEEGDERKLEEVLQHVSGLQRFVNAWSEAVAREEEEEEEDEEEEGDSDSALDSASPCPSSPLQNRLEETENGSDQDSTGNPLGEEEEGMRERRDSGVGASLTRTSRPQKLRWPSFQNSHRPSLASAQLQISCQSVLQMNLLQKLSLLQLTALLEKHTPTNKHGFSWAVPKFMKRIKVRDYKDRNVFGVPLQVIVQRTGQPLPQGIQQAMRYLRNQCLDQVGLFRKSGVKSRIQALRQMNEASGADGGGVNYEGQSAYDVADMLKQYFRDLPEPLLTSKLSETFLQIYQYMPKELRLQAVRAAVLLLPDENREALRTLLCLLSDVTASVAENQMTPTNLAVCLAPSLFHLNTLRRKESSSPRVMNRKQTLGKPDQRDLNENLAATHGLSHMIQECRKLFRIPEEMNRCRNSYMEQALLPRPLKELAGENAGQGGYRAILQDSLDALLKEAKDKFKGYDSCSTPEHAELACRKVHDGFPLRLWKVTVELPASPEDVLTRVLREQGHWDEDLLESRVVETLDERTEVYQYVRNTMAPHPTRDHLVLRTWVTDLPKGACAMVCTSVEHEGAPVVGVRANVLTSRYYVEPCGSSKSRLTYISRIDSRGRFPEWYNKLYGHLCAAEVARIRDSFTVSLDK; encoded by the exons AAATTGAAGCCAAAGAGGCCTGTACCTGGCTCCGAGCAGCAGGGTTCCCGCAGTATGCCCAGCTTTATGAAG ATGCCCTGTTCCCCATCGACATCTCCTCAGTCACCAGGGACCATGACTTCCTTGATCGTGATGCCATTGAGGCTCTCTGCAG gAGACTGAACACCCTCAACAAATGTGCTCTTATGCGCCTGGAGATCTCACCGCAAAGAAAAAGA AGCGAGGACTCAGATGAGGACGAGCCTTGTGCCATCAGTGGCCGCTGGACTTTCCAGAGGGACAGCAAGCGTTGGTCTCGTATGGATGAACTGGAGGTCTTCTCCTCACTCTCAACAGATGCAGCACCACCTAATTTTCCCAAGGATCAAGGATCCCAGAAAGGAAAACTGGCCCTGCGTGAAGGTAACAGCACAGAGAGTGTTCTGACCGACCTCAGCGAGCAGCCTGAAGTCAGCTCCATCCACAGCTGTGGGAGTGGAGGGCgaggagaggagaaaagtcATGCAGCCTCCCTGATGAGTGAAGCCGTCCCAGTTGGTGCCACCCGTGCTAGCTCTGTGGCTAGCATGTGTTCTTCTTCCGGGACAGGAGGGTCAGGATGCGCCAATGAGGACTCTTTGTCTGATGGGATGCCTCCATCGCCCTTGGAGACATTTGGACATTTCACCTTTGATATGAAAGTAGGGATGGGAGGAGGAAGTCTGGACAGAGGGGGTGGCAGCGGCAAAAGCACTCGCTCAAGAGCAAAAAGCTTCCTAAAGAGGATGGAGAGTCTACGACTGCGAAGTGGCACCACCTCcaagagaaaaaagaagggGAGCACAAGCGGAGGGAAGATAGAAATCAGCGGCCCTGTCATCAAAGAGGGTCTGGATGATGACAAGCTGCGAAGGCTGAACTGTGTTGACATCTCCAGTATCAACCTCAACCACAACCTCAATCACCATCGTAATCCCACTCAGACTATGACACTTAACAGGAATCGTTCTGTTTCCTATTCCACTCAGACCAGCAACGGCAGCACTGGGAGCACTGGGAGCAGCCAGTCCGAAGCAAGCAGCGGGAGCGCAGTAAGCACACCAAGCCCGGTTACCCGCGCTCGCAGCCACAGCACTGCGGCGGGCTCCAGTAAGAGAGGAGGAATGTATTTAGAGGGTTTTGACCCTTTTAGCATTCTCCATCAAACTTCAGATCGACAGCCAACACCTCCACCCAAATCTGCCCCGCCCATCCCCTGCCAAGCCAGCAATGGGATGACAGTTGATGAGCAGAACCGCAGAAACAACCACAGCAGTGGAGGAAACAGCAGACaagcagaagaagaggaggaagaggagggtaTGATCTTCTTCTACTTACCAGAGGGTCACAAGCCAGGAACCTTCCCCAAAGCCCTGCAGGACGGGAGTTCATCCAACAACAACGGAAACAATAATGGGAACTCTGTGATTCTCAGGGGGCGGCAAAGCAGACGCCAGCGTCGCATGTCTTCGGGCTCCGTCGACAGCCGGCTCAGTTTTTACGACAACGTCCCCTACAccgagagagaggaggaggaggagggggacgAACGCAAACTAGAAGAAGTGCTGCAACATGTCAGCGGCCTGCAGCGCTTTGTCAACGCCTGGTCAGAGGCCGTGGCcagggaagaggaggaagaagaagaggatgaagaggaagaaggagacTCGGATTCGGCCTTGGATTCGGCATCTCCATGCCCATCGTCTCCTCTGCAGAACCGACTGGAGGAGACAGAGAACGGAAGCGACCAGGACAGCACGGGAAACCCACTtggtgaggaagaggaggggatgagagagaggagagactcTGGTGTCGGAGCATCTCTGACCAGAACCAGCAG ACCGCAAAAGCTTCGCTGGCCGAGCTTCCAGAACTCCCATCGTCCCAGCTTGGCCTCGGCCCAGCTCCAGATTAGCTGCCAGTCGGTGCTACAGATGAATCTGCTGCAGAAGCTCTCCCTGCTGCAGCTCACCGCGCTCCTGGAGAAACACAccccaacaaacaaacatggcttCAGCTG GGCTGTGCCAAAGTTTATGAAGCGCATCAAGGTGCGCGACTACAAAGACAGGAATGTCTTCGGTGTGCCACTACAAGTCATCGTCCAACGGACAGGTCAGCCCCTCCCCCAGGGAATCCAGCAGGCCATGCGCTATTTACGCAACCAGTGCCTCGACCAG GTGGGTCTCTTCAGGAAATCAGGGGTCAAATCTCGCATCCAAGCTCTTCGCCAGATGAACGAGGCAAGCGGCGCAGATGGTGGCGGAGTCAACTACGAGGGCCAATCGGCGTACGACGTTGCAGACATGCTGAAGCAGTACTTCAGAGATTTGCCAGAACCCCTGCTTACTAGTAAACTGTCAGAGACCTTCCTCCAGATTTATCAGT ACATGCCCAAAGAGCTTCGCCTACAGGCTGTACGTGCCGCCGTGCTGCTGCTGCCCGACGAGAACCGTGAGGCTCTGCGCACGCTGCTGTGTTTGCTGAGCGACGTCACGGCGAGCGTGGCTGAGAACCAGATGACTCCCACCAACCTGGCTGTATGTCTAGCCCCCTCGCTCTTTCACCTGAACACCTTGAGGCGCAAGGAGAGCTCCTCCCCGAG GGTGATGAACAGGAAGCAGACGCTGGGGAAGCCAGACCAGAGAGACCTGAATGAGAACCTGGCTGCCACTCATGGCCTGTCACACATGATCCAGGAGTGCAGGAAACTCTTCAGG ATCCCAGAGGAGATGAACCGCTGTAGGAACTCTTACATGGAGCAGGCACTGCTGCCCCGACCCTTGAAGGAGCTTGCAGGTGAAAATGCTGGGCAGGGAGGATACAGAGCCATCCTACAGGACAGCCTGGACGCCCTCCTGAAAGAAGCAAAAGACAAGTTTAAAGGTTATGACAGCTGCTCCACGCCTGAGCACGCCGAGCTGGCCTGTAGGAAG GTTCATGACGGTTTCCCTCTGCGGCTTTGGAAGGTCACTGTTGAGCTTCCTGCAAGTCCAGAGGATGTTTTGACCAGGGTGCTGCGGGAACAGGGCCACTGGGATGAGGACCTGCTTGAGAGCCGGGTGGTGGAGACGCTGGATGAGAGGACGGAGGTCTATCAGTATGTCAGGAACACTATGGCTCCACATCCCACCAGAGATCACCTGGTCCTCAG AACGTGGGTGACAGACCTGCCAAAGGGAGCATGTGCAATGGTGTGTACATCTGTGGAACATGAAGGTGCACCTGTCGTAGGTGTCCGCGCAAACGTCCTCACCTCACGCTACTACGTTGAGCCCTGTGGTTCCAGCAAATCCAGACTCACATATATCTCCAGGATCGACTCCAG GGGCCGTTTTCCTGAGTGGTACAACAAACTGTATGGGCACTTGTGTGCTGCAGAGGTGGCACGGATACGTGACTCTTTCACCGTGTCCTTGGACAAATAA